From Rhodamnia argentea isolate NSW1041297 chromosome 10, ASM2092103v1, whole genome shotgun sequence, a single genomic window includes:
- the LOC115735192 gene encoding F-box protein At2g39490-like isoform X2 codes for MTQEHLDLISNLPEDILQRINSFLPLKEAVRTSLLSTQWRSLWTPTVVNHFHAGDGPTATVNAVEDSLEAIGAFLGSYDSPEMRKLCFRLPEGHVTVVATKGVDKELHLNFLHSEKEEQKCYSPIRRELVASVAEHFASSLLANCQLLHSLKIEKCGGLKRIAIEKNESLKSLIIADCLDIENVTVSATGLRSFVYKGLLTQIHMKNGLNLVDVVLDLEGAFGHGDFDCEEVLSLLSSLKEVETLTTSGWLLEWLCSAGVICGRLEFQLYKLKQLRWIDSLMDAAKRDSLACFLNICPILEKLFITIDPSRSRVICPYFHQHWHEPHLWMDFPTVKSNVLQLKHLTLIEFLGFTIDGEDGLLSSLVDLLLENTIVLKSIMVKSHENVSWGVTKVPSRRPTLKWWNCRRRTAISLPRNFSFALIEDR; via the exons ATGACTCAAGAACATCTAGATCTGATCAGCAATTTGCCAGAAGACATCCTCCAAAGAATCAACTCCTTCCTGCCACTCAAAGAGGCGGTGAGAACAAGCCTCCTCTCCACTCAATGGAGGTCTCTCTGGACACCCACGGTGGTGAATCACTTCCATGCAGGTGACGGCCCGACTGCTACGGTCAACGCAGTTGAAGATTCATTAGAAGCGATCGGTGCGTTTCTGGGATCTTACGATAGCCCAGAGATGCGCAAGCTGTGTTTCCGGTTGCCCGAGGGTCATGTGACCGTTGTTGCCACGAAGGGAGTCGACAAAGAGCTCCATCTCAATTTCTTACACAGCGAAAAGGAGGAGCAAAAATGTTATTCCCCAATCAGAAGGGAATTAG TTGCCAGTGTCGCCGAGCACTTTGCCTCCTCTTTGCTCGCGAATTGCCAGCTTCTCCATAGCTTGAAGATTGAGAAATGCGGCGGACTAAAGAGAATTGCGATTGAGAAGAATGAGAGCCTTAAGAGCTTGATAATTGCGGATTGCTTGGACATAGAGAATGTGACTGTTTCAGCTACCGGCTTAAGGTCCTTTGTGTATAAGGGCCTATTAACCCAAATCCACATGAAGAATGGTTTGAATTTGGTTGATGTGGTGCTTGATTTGGAGGGCGCTTTCGGTCACGGTGACTTCGACTGTGAAgaagttctctctctcctctcttccttgAAAGAAGTGGAGACTCTCACCACAAGTGGTTGGCTTCTTGAG TGGTTATGTTCAGCTGGAGTTATCTGTGGAAGGCTAGAATTCCAGCTTTACAAGTTGAAGCAATTGAGGTGGATTGATTCTCTAATGGATGCCGCAAAGCGCGATTCATTGGCTTGTTTCTTGAATATCTGCCCAATCTTggaaaagttgttcatcaca ATTGATCCCAGCAGGAGCAGAGTGATCTGTCCTTACTTTCATCAACATTGGCATGAGCCTCATCTTTGGATGGATTTTCCCACTGTGAAGTCCAATGTTTTGCAGCTGAAACACTTGACGCTCATTGAGTTTTTGGGCTTTACGATTGACGGAGAAGATGGGTTGTTATCGTCACTAGTGGATCTTCTCCTAGAGAACACAATCGTGCTTAAGTCGATCATGGTGAAATCACATGAGAATGTCTCGTGGGGAGTCACGAAGGTGCCCAGCAGACGGCCTACACTGAAGTGGTGGAATTGCAGAAGACGGACAGCCATTTCCTTgcctagaaatttctcttttgcATTGATAGAAGATAGATGA
- the LOC115735192 gene encoding F-box protein At2g39490-like isoform X1, protein MTQEHLDLISNLPEDILQRINSFLPLKEAVRTSLLSTQWRSLWTPTVVNHFHAGDGPTATVNAVEDSLEAIGAFLGSYDSPEMRKLCFRLPEGHVTVVATKGVDKELHLNFLHSEKEEQKCYSPIRRELGNTTPPINITNLSTLRTLHLRSVASVAEHFASSLLANCQLLHSLKIEKCGGLKRIAIEKNESLKSLIIADCLDIENVTVSATGLRSFVYKGLLTQIHMKNGLNLVDVVLDLEGAFGHGDFDCEEVLSLLSSLKEVETLTTSGWLLEWLCSAGVICGRLEFQLYKLKQLRWIDSLMDAAKRDSLACFLNICPILEKLFITIDPSRSRVICPYFHQHWHEPHLWMDFPTVKSNVLQLKHLTLIEFLGFTIDGEDGLLSSLVDLLLENTIVLKSIMVKSHENVSWGVTKVPSRRPTLKWWNCRRRTAISLPRNFSFALIEDR, encoded by the exons ATGACTCAAGAACATCTAGATCTGATCAGCAATTTGCCAGAAGACATCCTCCAAAGAATCAACTCCTTCCTGCCACTCAAAGAGGCGGTGAGAACAAGCCTCCTCTCCACTCAATGGAGGTCTCTCTGGACACCCACGGTGGTGAATCACTTCCATGCAGGTGACGGCCCGACTGCTACGGTCAACGCAGTTGAAGATTCATTAGAAGCGATCGGTGCGTTTCTGGGATCTTACGATAGCCCAGAGATGCGCAAGCTGTGTTTCCGGTTGCCCGAGGGTCATGTGACCGTTGTTGCCACGAAGGGAGTCGACAAAGAGCTCCATCTCAATTTCTTACACAGCGAAAAGGAGGAGCAAAAATGTTATTCCCCAATCAGAAGGGAATTAGGTAATACAACTCCTCCTATCAATATCACCAATTTATCCACCTTAAGGACTCTTCATCTACGATCAGTTGCCAGTGTCGCCGAGCACTTTGCCTCCTCTTTGCTCGCGAATTGCCAGCTTCTCCATAGCTTGAAGATTGAGAAATGCGGCGGACTAAAGAGAATTGCGATTGAGAAGAATGAGAGCCTTAAGAGCTTGATAATTGCGGATTGCTTGGACATAGAGAATGTGACTGTTTCAGCTACCGGCTTAAGGTCCTTTGTGTATAAGGGCCTATTAACCCAAATCCACATGAAGAATGGTTTGAATTTGGTTGATGTGGTGCTTGATTTGGAGGGCGCTTTCGGTCACGGTGACTTCGACTGTGAAgaagttctctctctcctctcttccttgAAAGAAGTGGAGACTCTCACCACAAGTGGTTGGCTTCTTGAG TGGTTATGTTCAGCTGGAGTTATCTGTGGAAGGCTAGAATTCCAGCTTTACAAGTTGAAGCAATTGAGGTGGATTGATTCTCTAATGGATGCCGCAAAGCGCGATTCATTGGCTTGTTTCTTGAATATCTGCCCAATCTTggaaaagttgttcatcaca ATTGATCCCAGCAGGAGCAGAGTGATCTGTCCTTACTTTCATCAACATTGGCATGAGCCTCATCTTTGGATGGATTTTCCCACTGTGAAGTCCAATGTTTTGCAGCTGAAACACTTGACGCTCATTGAGTTTTTGGGCTTTACGATTGACGGAGAAGATGGGTTGTTATCGTCACTAGTGGATCTTCTCCTAGAGAACACAATCGTGCTTAAGTCGATCATGGTGAAATCACATGAGAATGTCTCGTGGGGAGTCACGAAGGTGCCCAGCAGACGGCCTACACTGAAGTGGTGGAATTGCAGAAGACGGACAGCCATTTCCTTgcctagaaatttctcttttgcATTGATAGAAGATAGATGA